The DNA window AACGGCTCGGGCTTCGAGGGGCTGGGCGATGGTACCGCCTGGTGGAACCTGAGCTGCACGCTATTGCTGCTCCTGGGTCGCTATCCGGCGCTGATCGTGCCGTTGGTCGTGGCCGCGCAGCTGGCGGCCAAGCGCCGCACGCCCGAATCGGCCGGCAGCCTGCAGATCGAGACCCCGACCTTCGCCCTGACCCTGATCGCGGTGATCGGCGTGCTGACCGTCCTGCAGTTCATGCCGGTGCTGGTGCTGGGGCCGGTCGCCGAACACCTGGCCCTGATCGCTCATTGAAGGCGCATACGATGAATACCCAAGTCCATTCCCACCGGACCCGGCAGCGCCTGCTGGACGGCGCCGCCATCAACGCCGCGCTGCGCGATGCGGTGCGCAAGCTCAATCCCGCCACGCTGGTACGCAGCCCGGTCATGGCCGTGGTCATGGCCGGCACGCTGGTCAGCCTGCTGGTCACCCTGAGCGGCCAAGCGCCGCTGGGCTTCGGCCTGGCGGTCAGCGCGATCCTGCTGCTGACCGTGCTGTTCGGTAATTTCGCCGAAGCCATCGCCGAGGCCCGCGGCCGCGGCCAGGCCGCCTCGCTGCGCAGCGCCCGCCAGGACCTGGTCGCGCGCAAGGTCGATACCGCGCTGCCCGGCGCTGGCGAGACCCGCCTGCCCGCGTCGGACCTCAAGCAGGGCGACTACGTGATCGTCTCGGCCAGCGAATTCGTCCCGGCCGACGGTGAGATCGTGCGCGGGCTGGCCACCATCAACGAGGCGGCCGTCACCGGCGAATCGGCGCCGGTGCTGCGCGAGGCCGGCACCGACCGCAGCGGCGTGATCGGCGGCACCAAGGTGCTGACCGACGAAATCGTGGTCAAGATCACCGCCGAGCCCGGGCACAGCTTCCTGGACCGGATGATCGCGCTGGTCGAAGGCGCCAACCGGCAGAAGACGCCCAACGAGGTGGCCCTGACCCTGCTGCTGGCGGCCATGACGCTGACCTTTCTCATCGTGGTGGCCACGTTGCCGGTGATCGGCGCATTCGCGGGCGTGCGCGTCGATCCGCTGCTGCTGATCGCGCTGCTGGTGTGCCTGATTCCCACCACCATCGGCGGCCTGCTGCCGGCCATCGGCATTGCCGGCATGAACCGCGCGCTGGCGGCCAACGTGCTGGCCAAATCGGGCAAGGCGGTGGAAGTGGCGGGCGATGTGGACGTGCTGCTGCTCGACAAGACCGGCACCATCACCTACGGCGATCGCCAGGCGACGGACTTCCACGCGCTGGCTGGCGTAGACGGTGCGCGACTGCGCGAGGCCGCGCTGCTGTCCTCGCTGGCCGACCCCACGCCGGAAGGCAAGTCGATCGTCGCACTGGCACGCCAGCATGGCTGCGCGACCGCCGAGCCCGACAAGGCCGAGTACCTGGCGTTCACCGCGCAAACGCGCATGTCCGGTGTGGACGTGGCCGGCCGCGCGATCCGAAAGGGGGCGGTCGATGCGATCTCGCGCTATGTCAACGAGCAGGGCGGCGGGGTGCCGACGGAACTGGCCGCGCGCGTGGAGCAGGTCGCCCGCGGCGGCGCGACCCCGCTGGTGGTGGCCGAGGGCCGCCACGTGCTGGGCGTGATCGCGCTGTCCGACGTGGTCAAGCAGGGCATCAAGGAAAAGTTCGCCCAGCTGCGCGCGATGGGCATCAAGACCGTGATGATCACCGGTGACAACCCGCTCACCGCCGCGGCCATCGCCGCCGAAGCCGGCGTCGATGACTACATCGCCGAGGCCAGGCCCGAAGACAAGCTCGCGCGCATCCGGGCCGAGCAGGCCGGCGGCCGGCTGGTGGCGATGGTCGGCGACGGCACCAACGACGCGCCCGCCCTGGCGCAGGCCGACGTCGGCCTGGCGATGAATTCCGGCACCCAGGCCGCCAAGGAGGCCGGCAACATGGTCGACCTGGACAGCGACCCGGCCAAGCTGCTGGCGGTGGTGGAAGTGGGCAAGCAACAGCTGATCACCCGCGGCGCGCTGACCACCTTCTCGCTGGCCAACGATGTGTCCAAGTACTTCGCCATCCTGCCGGCGCTGTTCGCCGCGGCGATTCCCTCCATGGCGGCCTTGAATGTGATGCACCTGTCCAGCCCCCGCAACGCGGTCCTGGCGGCGCTGATCTTCAATGCCCTGGTGATCCCCGCGCTGATCCCGCTGGCGCTGCGCGGCGTGCGCTTCCGGCCGGCCACAGCCACGGCACTGCTGCGCCGGAACATGCTGGTCTACGGCGTGGGCGGCGTGTTGCTGCCGTTCGTGGCGATCAAGCTGATCGACCTGCTGCTGGCCGCGGTGGTCGGCGCATGAGTCGCGCCGACCTTGCCCCCGCGTTGATGTCTCCCACCTTCGAAAGAGGTATCGCCATGTCGCCCCACCCCCTGCAGGACCGCGCCGCGTGGCGACCGGCCCTGGTGCTCCCGTTGGTTGCCCTGCTGATCATGGGGCTGTCCTACTCGCTGCTCGGCACCGGCCTGGCGCGCGCGGCCTTTCCTGACCAGGCCACTGGTAGCCTGCTGCGGCGGGGCGACACGGTCATCGGTTCGGCACTGGTGGCGCAGCCGTTCACCGGCGATGCGTGGTTCCATCCGCGTCCGTCTGCGGCCGGGTACGACCCGATGTCGGCGGCCGGCAGCAACCAGGCGCGCAGCAACCCCGAGGCGATCAAGCGCGTGGACGATGCCATCGCCGAGGTTGCCAGGGCCGAGGGCGTGCCGCCCTCGCAGGTGCCGACGGACATGGTGACCGAGTCCGGCGGGGGGCTGGACCCGGACATTTCGCCGGCGGCGGCGCGAATCCAGGTCGCGCGGGTGGCGCGGGCGCGGGGAATGTCTTTGGAGAAGGTGACTGCGCTCGTGCAGGCCAATACGGCTGGGAAGCAGTTTGGGGTGTTTGGGCAGCCGCGGGTGAATGTGTTGAAGTTGAATCTGGCGTTGGAGGCGGAGGCATCCAAGCAGTGACCGACTGTTTCTGGCTTTCTCTTTAAGAGCAAGCGCTTTCGTGCGGCTTCGCCGCCCGACCCACTTTCTTTGCTCGTGCAAAGAAAGCGGGGCAAAGAGGGGCGTTTCAACAGACGCATGTCTGGTCAACACGCCCCGGGCGGCACGCCTGCGCTTCGCGCAGGTCCGCTACGCGACGAGGGATTTTTGGAAGGGACATCTATGTCCCTTCCAAAAACGTCGCACCTCCTTATGCGGCGCCCTACGGGTCTTGTCCTCGTCGCTTCGCCGTGCCTTACGGGGGGGCTCAAAGCAAAAGCAGAGCAACCGCCTGCTCTCGCTGTTGCGGTTGCTCCTTGCTTCCCTGTCTGAGCCGTAAAGCGAGCCGAGCATCGCAGGAAAAGACGGCCGAAGAGGCGCCCTGTTTGAGCGAAGCGAGTTTGGGCGCCGTGCCGTTTTTTCCGAGAAGCGCAGGGGACCGGCGCGCAGCGCCGGATCGCGTCCCGGCGAGTAGCGGTTTTGGTGACTTTTGCCGCGACAAAAGTCACTCGCGCCCGCAGGGCGCGAAAGCACTGCTTTCATGCGATTCACAGCGCAGCAACCCAAACACCAAAACCAACAGCAACCCACGCACAATCACCGCCATGACCGACTCCCGCACCCGCCAAGCCGACGCCCTCATCGAGGGCCTCGCGCGCGAACACGGCGGCAAGCTCACCGTGTTCCTCGGCGCCGCTCCCGGCGTGGGCAAGACCTACGCCATGCTCAGCCGCGCACGTGAGCAGCTCAAGCGCGGCACCGATCTGGTGGTGGGCATCGTCGAGACCCATGGCCGCAGCGAAACCGCCGCCCTAGTCCAAGGGCTTCCCCAGCAGCCGCGCAGGCACCTGGCCTACCAGGGCCACCTGCTGGAGGAGCTGGACCTGGATGGGCTGCTGGCGCGCAGGCCGGCGCTGGTGCTGGTGGACGAACTGGCCCACCGCAACGTGCCGGGCAGCCGTCATGAGCGGCGCTGGCAGGACGTGGCCGAGCTGCTCGACGCCGGCATCGACGTGTGGACCACGGTCAATGTGCAGCACCTGGAAAGCCTCAACGACATGGTGCTGCGCATCACCGGCGTACGCGTGTCCGAGACCGTGCCCGATGCGGTGTTCGACCGGCTCAACGACATCGTGCTGGTCGATCTCCCGCCGCGCGAACTGGTCGAGCGCCTGCAGCAGGGCAAGGTCTACCTGCCCGAACAGGCCGCCCAGGCGCTGCAGGCGTTCTTCTCGCCATCCAATCTCACGGCCTTGCGCGAGCTGGCGATGCAGACCGCGGCTGAGCATGTGGACAATGCCCTGCGCGAGGACGCGACCGCGCGCGGCCAGACCGGGGTGCCGTTGCGCCGGCGCGTGCTGGTGGCCATCGACGGCGGCGGCCAGAGCGAATACCTGGTGCGCGTGGCGCGGCGCATCGCCGAGCGCCGCGGCGCGCCGTGGACGGTGGTGACCGTGCAGCGGCGCGCCTTCGACGCCAAGACCCAGCAGGAGATCGATCGCGCCTTCGCCCTGGCCCGTCGCCTGGGCGGCGAGGCCGAGCTGCTACATGGTCCGACCATCGCCGACGCGCTGCTGGACCACGCCGCACATAATGGCGTGTCCACGCTGGTGCTGGGGCGCACGCGCGAGCGGCCGCTCGCGCGCATGGTCAACCGCACCCTGACCCAGCAGCTGATCCAACGCGGCGCGCACCTGGAGATCAACATCGTCAGCACGCCCGCGGCACGGGCGCGGGCGCGCCGTGGCATCCATGCGCTGCCGCAGCGACTGAGCCGGCACGACCTGGGCTTTTCGCTGCTGGCGACCGTTGCGGCGGTCGGCTTGTCATGGCTGGCGCAACGCTGGATCGGGCTGGACGACCTGTCGATGGTGTTCATCGTCGCGGTG is part of the Pseudoxanthomonas sp. JBR18 genome and encodes:
- the kdpB gene encoding potassium-transporting ATPase subunit KdpB, which produces MNTQVHSHRTRQRLLDGAAINAALRDAVRKLNPATLVRSPVMAVVMAGTLVSLLVTLSGQAPLGFGLAVSAILLLTVLFGNFAEAIAEARGRGQAASLRSARQDLVARKVDTALPGAGETRLPASDLKQGDYVIVSASEFVPADGEIVRGLATINEAAVTGESAPVLREAGTDRSGVIGGTKVLTDEIVVKITAEPGHSFLDRMIALVEGANRQKTPNEVALTLLLAAMTLTFLIVVATLPVIGAFAGVRVDPLLLIALLVCLIPTTIGGLLPAIGIAGMNRALAANVLAKSGKAVEVAGDVDVLLLDKTGTITYGDRQATDFHALAGVDGARLREAALLSSLADPTPEGKSIVALARQHGCATAEPDKAEYLAFTAQTRMSGVDVAGRAIRKGAVDAISRYVNEQGGGVPTELAARVEQVARGGATPLVVAEGRHVLGVIALSDVVKQGIKEKFAQLRAMGIKTVMITGDNPLTAAAIAAEAGVDDYIAEARPEDKLARIRAEQAGGRLVAMVGDGTNDAPALAQADVGLAMNSGTQAAKEAGNMVDLDSDPAKLLAVVEVGKQQLITRGALTTFSLANDVSKYFAILPALFAAAIPSMAALNVMHLSSPRNAVLAALIFNALVIPALIPLALRGVRFRPATATALLRRNMLVYGVGGVLLPFVAIKLIDLLLAAVVGA
- the kdpC gene encoding potassium-transporting ATPase subunit KdpC, coding for MSPHPLQDRAAWRPALVLPLVALLIMGLSYSLLGTGLARAAFPDQATGSLLRRGDTVIGSALVAQPFTGDAWFHPRPSAAGYDPMSAAGSNQARSNPEAIKRVDDAIAEVARAEGVPPSQVPTDMVTESGGGLDPDISPAAARIQVARVARARGMSLEKVTALVQANTAGKQFGVFGQPRVNVLKLNLALEAEASKQ